A genomic stretch from Flavobacteriales bacterium includes:
- a CDS encoding DUF4270 family protein, translated as MINKIFTIFFIAVLFTGCTEDDPASIGAAILDEQSKPIGNYDESLVPLAYTVKTGGIKTSNQEVEILGSYEDPIFGNVSASFVAQFQLPADPFPQGEFSSIDLKITYKGDAYPNNTTSLSAQTFEVFEYKDTINPKLSIDNDYYSDDDISTKINLSNVLGTTTIVPNIGEGNILSIVLDPLFGQALLDSLTVQNNAGNLNNSRLRVVLEGLYVKSNNVNQLNGEGTLMYLDMTDFESKLTLYSSYMDENGSVVEEEYRLRAGNQSARYNVFEHDYSTSSIAFGSTVATNDNLFIQPLDGSNVLIKFGDSLSSYPWAQGTINNVTLALKVNTVLSAGYEKPSTFEALELNNEGELGVRYEDESSTLFYTTSGPIINGEYRLNITKYIDKLVKGESENNGLLITPIDRRIAGDRVVFNGFNSILDRSRVIITYTTP; from the coding sequence ATGATAAATAAAATTTTCACAATATTTTTTATTGCAGTACTATTTACTGGTTGTACAGAAGATGATCCTGCATCAATAGGAGCTGCTATTCTGGATGAACAAAGCAAGCCAATAGGTAATTACGATGAATCTTTAGTTCCTTTAGCGTATACCGTTAAAACAGGAGGGATCAAAACGAGCAATCAGGAAGTTGAAATCCTAGGCAGCTATGAGGATCCAATATTTGGCAATGTAAGTGCATCTTTTGTTGCTCAATTTCAATTACCAGCAGACCCATTTCCACAAGGGGAATTCTCGTCAATAGACTTGAAAATAACATATAAAGGCGATGCATATCCCAACAATACGACCTCGTTAAGTGCCCAAACATTTGAAGTATTTGAGTACAAAGACACCATAAACCCCAAGCTAAGTATAGATAATGATTATTATTCTGATGATGATATTTCAACTAAAATAAATTTGTCTAACGTTCTAGGAACAACTACAATAGTTCCAAATATTGGGGAGGGTAACATATTATCCATAGTATTAGATCCTCTTTTTGGTCAAGCCCTGCTTGATAGCCTGACTGTCCAAAATAATGCAGGAAACCTCAATAATTCGAGGCTCAGAGTTGTGTTGGAAGGACTTTATGTTAAATCAAATAATGTAAATCAGTTGAATGGAGAAGGAACACTGATGTATTTAGATATGACGGATTTTGAATCTAAGCTAACATTATACAGTTCATATATGGATGAGAATGGAAGTGTTGTGGAAGAAGAATATCGGCTAAGGGCTGGAAATCAATCGGCAAGATATAATGTATTCGAACACGATTATTCGACATCATCTATCGCTTTTGGGAGCACTGTAGCGACAAATGATAATTTATTTATTCAACCTCTTGATGGTTCAAATGTTTTAATAAAATTCGGAGATAGCTTGAGTTCTTATCCGTGGGCACAAGGAACAATCAACAATGTTACTCTTGCTTTAAAGGTAAATACAGTGTTAAGTGCAGGTTATGAAAAGCCATCCACTTTTGAAGCATTAGAGCTAAATAATGAAGGAGAATTGGGTGTGCGATATGAAGATGAAAGTTCTACTCTTTTTTACACGACCTCGGGGCCTATTATTAACGGAGAGTACAGACTTAATATCACCAAGTATATTGATAAATTAGTAAAAGGTGAAAGCGAGAATAACGGATTACTAATTACCCCAATTGATAGAAGGATTGCTGGAGATCGCGTAGTATTTAATGGTTTTAATAGTATACTTGATAGGTCGAGAGTAATAATCACATACACAACTCCTTAA